The following proteins are co-located in the Paludibaculum fermentans genome:
- a CDS encoding TonB-dependent receptor has protein sequence MSIFRTGQLRRAWLLAATFALSSAILLGQSDNASVSGFVRDSTGASIPAVRVVLTNTATGAERETKTGDNGYYIFTPVPSGVYTVSAEATGFKKTNKTKNKIDSNMAAGIDLTLEVGDLSQSVEVTASATRIQTDTAALGRVVDRAQFESIQVTGRNPMYLALLKPGVTGQSVTGGGFGMANIANINGTRSSDSTVTTDGAVGLRTRGADGTAIGAADMDAVAEIQILTSAFPAEYGRSIGGQVRIITRSGGQQFHGSLYEYFRNSALNANTWDRNRNSNSSISGGPSPFRYNQFGYNVNGPVYLPGKWNTDKSKLFFLFSQEYVRQRSTASTTQTVATAAMRNGDFSELLNPANTFYTGARTINDPTTNSPFAGNLIPKSRLSANGVGILSASQLPTPGFLSGSNNYYSATGAPTNQRKETYSIDYNPSSSHQLRFRSMVYSYWDYSPFDGSGHTPRIFDRPNKSFSLNYIWTVSPTMVNEMLATTSVDQVFIGIDTSTGVFDRTKYGINYPYIFPDRKEITNKIPTAAIAGFTGINGGPYPAKSAGPIYMLSDNFTIIKNTHTIKFGGLYERAGQNDFDQINVTGVPGGTNNQNGRFEFNDGSFTGLAVANAAMGLFSNYAELGARPYTPYRSHMFEWFAQDSWKVTDKLRLEIGLRHSIIQPYYSQWRNMAVFDPASYDVSKAVVQDPKTGAILSGNYLNGMIIPGDGWPDSAKGRVPIATSGEYNSLFKGNKEYSKIHYADFQPRLGIAYTVTPKMVVRAGGGRFYTRTGVSDSVFLGANAPFQPNASVANGSVDNPGAAAANARLPLFVTTQDPIFRMPSAWSWNTAVERELPWATTLEVSYVGRRGIHLQRERNINQLMPGTLQNSTAYVDTLRPYKGYATIRVTNNEASSTYNALQVSVNRRFSKGLSYGLAYTYGKSTDDASGSRTILPNAYDASTFWGPSDFDVRQMLVVNFIYELPVFRNNNLSGKLLGGWQLSSVNQFQTGNPFTVSTSQDVAGVGTGSGNQIWDIKGDAKMDSGDQKFAYWTGANAYWFRTTAADGTALFQRAAAGTFTTQNNRNKYYRPGSQSWNVALFKAFSITEQQRVQFRAEMYNFPNHPNWDAPVTDPTNSAFGKVTTKSSNRTMQLSLRYSF, from the coding sequence ATGTCTATTTTCCGTACAGGACAGTTGCGCCGAGCCTGGTTGCTCGCCGCCACGTTTGCCCTGTCCTCAGCAATCCTACTCGGACAATCGGATAATGCCAGCGTTTCGGGCTTTGTCAGAGACTCAACTGGCGCTTCCATCCCCGCAGTCCGAGTTGTTCTCACCAACACAGCCACGGGCGCTGAACGCGAAACCAAGACGGGTGACAACGGGTATTACATCTTCACGCCTGTTCCATCCGGAGTGTATACGGTCTCAGCCGAAGCGACAGGCTTCAAGAAGACCAACAAAACAAAGAACAAGATCGACTCCAACATGGCGGCGGGCATCGACTTGACGCTGGAAGTTGGCGATCTGAGCCAGTCGGTGGAAGTTACGGCCTCCGCCACCCGAATCCAGACCGACACGGCCGCTTTGGGCCGCGTGGTGGATCGGGCGCAGTTTGAATCCATTCAGGTGACGGGCCGCAACCCGATGTACCTGGCGCTGCTGAAGCCGGGCGTGACCGGCCAGTCGGTGACCGGCGGCGGGTTCGGCATGGCGAACATCGCCAATATCAACGGCACACGCTCCTCCGACAGCACCGTGACCACGGACGGCGCGGTGGGCCTGCGTACGCGAGGTGCTGACGGTACGGCGATCGGCGCGGCGGACATGGACGCAGTGGCTGAAATCCAGATCCTTACGTCAGCTTTCCCGGCTGAGTATGGACGGTCGATCGGCGGCCAGGTGCGTATTATCACGCGCAGCGGCGGCCAGCAGTTCCATGGGTCCTTGTATGAGTATTTCCGGAACTCGGCGCTGAATGCGAATACCTGGGACCGGAACCGCAACTCGAACTCGAGCATCAGCGGCGGCCCGTCGCCGTTCCGCTACAACCAGTTCGGTTACAACGTCAACGGACCGGTTTACCTTCCGGGCAAGTGGAACACGGACAAGAGCAAGTTGTTCTTCCTGTTCAGCCAGGAGTATGTCCGCCAGCGCAGCACGGCCAGCACGACGCAGACGGTGGCGACTGCGGCGATGCGCAACGGGGACTTCAGCGAACTGTTGAACCCGGCCAACACGTTCTATACGGGCGCGCGGACGATCAACGATCCGACAACGAACAGCCCGTTTGCCGGCAACCTCATTCCGAAGTCGCGCCTGAGCGCGAACGGCGTGGGCATCCTCAGCGCTTCTCAGTTGCCGACGCCCGGCTTCCTCAGCGGCAGCAACAACTACTACTCAGCCACCGGCGCTCCGACGAACCAGCGAAAAGAGACTTACTCCATCGACTACAATCCTTCGAGCAGCCACCAACTGCGCTTCCGCAGCATGGTGTACAGCTACTGGGACTACTCGCCGTTCGATGGCAGCGGCCACACACCCCGTATCTTTGATCGCCCCAACAAGAGCTTTTCCCTCAACTACATCTGGACCGTCAGCCCCACGATGGTCAATGAAATGCTGGCAACCACCAGCGTCGACCAGGTGTTCATCGGCATCGACACGAGCACGGGCGTATTCGACCGGACGAAGTACGGGATCAACTATCCCTACATCTTCCCGGACCGCAAGGAGATCACGAACAAGATTCCGACGGCGGCGATTGCGGGCTTCACGGGCATCAACGGCGGGCCGTACCCGGCCAAGTCGGCAGGCCCGATCTACATGCTGTCCGACAACTTCACGATCATCAAGAACACGCACACGATCAAGTTCGGCGGCCTGTACGAGCGCGCCGGGCAGAACGACTTCGACCAGATCAACGTGACGGGCGTTCCCGGCGGCACGAACAACCAGAACGGCCGCTTCGAGTTCAACGACGGCTCATTCACGGGCCTCGCGGTCGCGAATGCAGCGATGGGTTTGTTCAGCAACTACGCGGAATTGGGCGCACGGCCCTACACTCCGTACCGTTCGCACATGTTCGAATGGTTTGCCCAGGATTCCTGGAAGGTTACGGACAAGCTCCGCCTCGAGATCGGCTTGCGGCACAGCATCATCCAGCCCTACTACAGCCAGTGGCGGAACATGGCAGTCTTTGATCCGGCTTCCTACGACGTCTCGAAGGCAGTGGTGCAGGATCCGAAGACCGGCGCCATTCTCAGCGGCAACTACCTGAACGGCATGATCATCCCCGGCGACGGCTGGCCGGATTCGGCCAAGGGCCGTGTGCCGATCGCCACGAGCGGCGAGTATAACTCGCTCTTCAAAGGCAACAAGGAATACTCAAAGATCCACTATGCTGACTTCCAGCCCCGCCTGGGTATCGCCTACACGGTGACCCCGAAGATGGTGGTACGCGCCGGCGGCGGACGTTTCTACACCCGCACCGGTGTTAGCGACTCAGTGTTCCTGGGCGCCAATGCCCCGTTCCAGCCGAACGCCTCAGTGGCGAACGGCAGCGTAGACAATCCGGGTGCGGCCGCGGCCAATGCGCGCCTGCCCCTGTTCGTGACGACACAGGATCCGATCTTCCGCATGCCGAGCGCCTGGAGCTGGAACACTGCGGTGGAGCGGGAACTGCCCTGGGCGACGACGTTGGAAGTTTCCTATGTCGGCCGCCGCGGCATCCATTTGCAGCGTGAACGCAACATCAACCAGCTGATGCCGGGCACCCTGCAGAACAGCACGGCCTACGTCGATACGCTGCGGCCTTACAAAGGCTATGCAACGATCCGCGTGACCAACAACGAAGCATCGTCCACCTACAACGCCCTGCAGGTCAGCGTGAACCGCCGGTTCAGCAAGGGCCTGAGCTATGGCCTGGCCTACACCTACGGCAAGTCGACCGACGACGCCTCAGGCAGCCGCACCATTCTGCCGAACGCCTACGATGCGAGCACCTTCTGGGGTCCGTCGGACTTCGACGTCCGCCAGATGCTGGTGGTCAACTTCATCTACGAACTGCCGGTTTTCCGCAACAACAACCTGAGCGGCAAACTGCTGGGCGGCTGGCAGCTTTCGAGTGTGAACCAGTTCCAGACCGGTAACCCGTTCACGGTGTCCACGAGCCAGGATGTTGCTGGCGTCGGCACCGGCAGCGGCAACCAGATCTGGGACATCAAGGGCGATGCGAAGATGGACAGCGGCGATCAGAAGTTCGCCTACTGGACCGGCGCGAACGCCTACTGGTTCCGGACGACCGCAGCCGACGGCACAGCTCTATTCCAGCGCGCCGCGGCAGGCACGTTCACGACCCAGAACAACCGCAACAAGTACTACCGGCCAGGCTCGCAGAGCTGGAACGTGGCGCTGTTCAAAGCGTTCAGCATCACGGAACAGCAACGCGTGCAGTTCCGCGCCGAGATGTACAACTTCCCGAATCACCCGAACTGGGACGCCCCGGTGACCGACCCGACCAACTCGGCGTTCGGCAAGGTGACGACGAAGAGCAGCAACCGGACGATGCAGCTGAGCCTGCGTTATTCGTTCTAG